A single Candidatus Pacearchaeota archaeon DNA region contains:
- a CDS encoding penicillin-binding protein 2 encodes MSNLRINIVMVIVFLIGGIVLSRLFYLQIDQGEYYKAMAQGQQTSLSETQGERGEVTFKNGEMLAMTEKEPYLFISPEEIKEKESTAQILAEKIGKDASSLLSLMSKEGSYYEILEENIDKTKSDEISELGLDGVHIGYKTKRYYPQEETASQIIGFINQEGLGQYGLESYYDKQIKGESTISKTEKNPWSFLFKLSEKESLDGASLELTIDYNIQYMAEKLLNEGVKKYDAEGGEIIVMDPNTGAIIAMAQNPNFNPNNYERATMESFQNSCIQKLFEPGSIFKPITMSMAINEKVVTPDTVFDDKLGYALYGKYKVYNYSEKAWGKVTMTEVLQNSINTGVMYAESLIGNTKFYNYLKSFGFFEGTGIDLSGEISSKNNQLSEALKNNNSNNTSFPNTAFGQGIGITPLQMIRAFSAAINGGILYKPYVVETITTANGTKKIEPTVLKENVISPETSTTLKSMLTNVVEKGFGHLAKVPGYWIGGKTGTSQVPYTSLGINKAGYSDHTWQTFMGFAPAFDPKFIILVKLNNPTATKTSEYSAVPIFHDLAKYIFDYWQIPPERDLDK; translated from the coding sequence ATGTCTAATCTAAGAATAAACATCGTAATGGTCATCGTCTTTTTAATAGGAGGGATAGTTTTATCCCGCTTATTTTATTTACAAATAGATCAAGGGGAATACTACAAAGCGATGGCTCAAGGCCAACAAACCTCTTTGTCTGAAACTCAAGGAGAAAGGGGAGAAGTAACATTTAAAAACGGTGAGATGCTAGCAATGACTGAAAAAGAACCGTATCTTTTTATTTCTCCAGAAGAAATAAAAGAAAAAGAATCTACTGCTCAAATATTAGCAGAAAAAATAGGCAAAGATGCATCCTCTCTTTTAAGTTTAATGAGTAAAGAGGGAAGTTATTACGAAATATTGGAAGAAAACATAGATAAAACCAAATCCGATGAAATTTCTGAATTAGGTTTGGATGGGGTTCATATTGGATATAAAACTAAAAGATATTATCCCCAAGAAGAAACAGCTTCTCAAATCATAGGCTTTATCAACCAAGAAGGATTAGGCCAATATGGATTAGAAAGCTATTACGACAAACAAATAAAAGGAGAATCTACTATTTCAAAGACAGAAAAAAATCCTTGGAGCTTTCTTTTTAAACTTTCTGAAAAAGAATCTCTTGATGGAGCTTCTTTAGAATTAACTATCGATTACAATATTCAATATATGGCTGAAAAATTGTTGAATGAAGGCGTTAAAAAATATGATGCCGAAGGAGGTGAAATTATTGTCATGGATCCCAACACAGGAGCAATCATTGCTATGGCTCAAAATCCTAATTTTAATCCCAATAATTATGAAAGGGCAACAATGGAATCTTTTCAAAACTCTTGTATTCAAAAATTATTTGAGCCAGGCTCTATTTTTAAACCAATAACTATGTCTATGGCTATCAATGAAAAAGTTGTAACTCCTGATACTGTTTTTGACGATAAATTAGGTTATGCCCTATATGGAAAATACAAAGTATACAATTATTCAGAAAAAGCTTGGGGAAAAGTAACTATGACTGAGGTTCTGCAAAACTCTATTAATACTGGAGTAATGTATGCGGAAAGTCTAATAGGAAATACTAAATTTTATAATTATTTAAAATCATTTGGATTTTTCGAAGGTACTGGCATTGACTTAAGTGGAGAAATATCTTCAAAAAATAATCAACTATCAGAAGCATTAAAAAATAATAATTCGAATAATACCAGCTTCCCAAACACTGCTTTTGGACAGGGAATAGGAATAACTCCTCTACAAATGATTAGAGCTTTTTCTGCCGCTATCAACGGAGGAATATTATATAAACCATATGTCGTTGAAACAATAACAACGGCCAATGGAACAAAAAAAATAGAACCAACCGTTTTAAAAGAAAATGTTATATCACCAGAAACTAGTACCACACTAAAAAGCATGCTTACTAATGTGGTTGAAAAGGGATTTGGACACTTGGCTAAAGTTCCTGGTTATTGGATTGGAGGAAAAACAGGAACATCACAGGTTCCTTACACTTCTTTGGGGATAAATAAAGCAGGGTATTCAGATCATACTTGGCAGACATTTATGGGTTTTGCTCCAGCCTTTGATCCTAAATTTATTATTCTCGTAAAATTAAATAATCCAACAGCTACAAAAACTTCGGAGTATTCAGCAGTACCTATTTTTCACGATTTAGCAAAGTACATATTTGATTACTGGCAAATTCCACCTGAACGCGACTTGGACAAATAA
- the rsmH gene encoding 16S rRNA (cytosine(1402)-N(4))-methyltransferase RsmH has product MHIPVLLKEVIEYLDVKPNGNYIDCTLNGGGHTREILKKNGPDGKVLGIEIDKEIFEKIEKEKIERLIPVNDSYVNVKKITEEKEFSSVKGILFDIGMSSYHVDEAERGFSFNKDEPLIMNYSTGLTAEKILNEWSEDEIEKILREYGEEKFSKKIAKKIVETRKREKIKSTLQLVNIIKEATPGWYHHGKTNLATRTFQALRIKVNNELDNFRKALPEALSLLEKDGVLVVISFHSLEDRVIKEFLKEKEKNGELKILTKKPIVPEDQEKQLNPRSRSSKLRAAIKI; this is encoded by the coding sequence ATGCACATACCAGTATTATTAAAAGAAGTTATTGAATATTTAGATGTTAAGCCAAATGGAAATTATATTGACTGTACACTAAATGGCGGAGGACACACCAGAGAGATATTGAAAAAAAATGGTCCAGACGGAAAAGTATTAGGAATAGAGATAGATAAAGAGATATTTGAAAAAATAGAAAAAGAAAAAATAGAAAGATTAATTCCAGTAAATGATTCATACGTTAACGTTAAAAAGATAACAGAAGAGAAAGAATTCAGTAGTGTTAAAGGAATATTGTTTGATATCGGAATGTCTTCTTACCACGTTGACGAAGCAGAAAGGGGATTCAGCTTTAACAAAGACGAACCGCTGATAATGAATTACTCAACTGGATTAACCGCCGAAAAAATACTAAACGAATGGAGCGAAGATGAAATTGAAAAAATATTAAGAGAATACGGAGAAGAAAAGTTTAGCAAAAAGATAGCGAAAAAGATTGTTGAAACAAGAAAAAGAGAAAAGATAAAAAGTACCTTACAGTTAGTGAATATTATAAAGGAAGCGACCCCCGGATGGTATCACCACGGTAAAACAAACCTTGCAACGAGAACCTTTCAAGCGCTTCGTATCAAAGTCAATAATGAGCTAGATAACTTCCGTAAAGCGCTTCCAGAGGCTTTAAGCCTATTAGAAAAAGATGGAGTATTAGTAGTTATTTCCTTTCACTCTTTAGAAGATAGGGTAATTAAGGAATTTTTGAAAGAAAAAGAAAAAAACGGAGAATTAAAAATATTAACTAAAAAACCGATTGTTCCTGAGGATCAAGAAAAACAACTTAATCCAAGAAGCAGATCGTCTAAATTAAGAGCAGCAATAAAAATATGA
- the mraZ gene encoding division/cell wall cluster transcriptional repressor MraZ, producing the protein MIIGQYNYNLDPKKRLTIPTKFRSVLGEGAVITRGIDGCLFLYPQKQWNELADKLSKLPLSQSNARSFARVMLAGAMDVKVDSLGRILIPDYLKEYAKLNKSVVIAGLYDRIEIWDEEAWKKYGQTTNTQVEGMAEGLKELGI; encoded by the coding sequence ATGATCATCGGTCAATACAATTACAATTTGGATCCAAAGAAGAGATTAACAATCCCTACTAAATTTAGAAGTGTTTTAGGTGAAGGCGCTGTCATAACCAGAGGTATTGACGGATGCCTTTTTTTATACCCACAAAAACAATGGAACGAACTAGCTGATAAATTAAGTAAACTTCCTTTATCACAATCAAATGCCAGGAGCTTTGCAAGAGTAATGTTAGCTGGCGCGATGGATGTTAAAGTTGACAGCTTAGGAAGAATCCTTATCCCTGATTATTTAAAAGAATATGCAAAATTAAACAAAAGCGTAGTAATCGCCGGTTTATACGACAGAATCGAAATTTGGGATGAAGAAGCTTGGAAGAAATACGGACAAACAACTAACACTCAAGTTGAGGGCATGGCTGAAGGATTAAAAGAATTAGGAATATAA
- a CDS encoding ATP-dependent Clp protease ATP-binding subunit, which produces MINLEKTEIYEVTQMEPFFWCLKLIQKLSLLIFGIFLLFYLYNTFKSNDTNQLFGSIIIFFSLFILTKNLNSFFDEYLKKPKKKISLEQALTDKKENLAQFLNLKSAKYLDEAIKDSKKNGLHYPNYETILKAFLDIKNQRIIFIFSRLLIDLNGLKKELESKNCLTQITREEFEAVFEEAGKISLKREGKEIKEGDIIAALVKVEPNLKQIIIESDLEEEYFEEINDWLERIYLKMKKNKQFWSYENLLKFGSLGKDWTAGYTPTLDSYSIDWTDIVKRRGFEDIVGHKDKISQLERILSKKDAGNALIIGEPGVGRKNIIHGLIKKSLIGQSLPNVNNNRFIELDIVLLSSTTTSFEQMEKTLEQCFREVTNAGNVILIINDFHDFLGGKQKAGIVDVSGIIGPYLNSPNFKTICLTSYKGLHQYIEDKPSLLAQFQKIEVEEMEPEETLKVLENQVFILETKHQKFIPFNSLKETITLCEKYISNYPFPQKAINLLEEAVIYSGRDTETNIVLPEHIDMMLSEKTKIPVGKIRSKEKEILLGLEDILHKRVVGQQEAISEISSALRRARTGVQTRKGPMGSFLFLGPTGVGKTETAKALTETYFGSEEKMIRIDMSEFQRIDDIPRLLGSEKQPGILTSQVLENPFSLVLLDEVEKAHPDILNVFLQVLDEGYVNDNLGRKISFTNTIIIATSNAGYQTILKAIAENKEMPEIKKDLIAAIFEKGTFRPEFINRFDGTIIFRSLTKEDLLTIAQIQLNKLNSNLKTKKIELIITEELKNKIVELSYDPVFGAREMKRVIQDKVENTVARALLNDAIPQGSKIQMDPNTFAINIS; this is translated from the coding sequence ATGATTAATTTAGAAAAAACAGAAATATACGAAGTAACACAGATGGAGCCATTCTTTTGGTGTCTTAAATTAATTCAAAAGCTTTCTTTGTTAATTTTTGGAATCTTTTTATTATTTTATCTCTACAACACTTTTAAAAGTAATGACACAAATCAATTATTTGGTTCAATAATTATTTTTTTCTCGCTTTTTATTTTAACAAAAAACTTAAATTCATTTTTTGATGAATATCTTAAAAAGCCGAAGAAAAAAATATCTCTTGAGCAAGCTCTAACTGATAAAAAAGAAAATCTAGCTCAGTTTCTTAATCTGAAATCAGCCAAATACTTGGATGAAGCAATTAAAGACTCTAAAAAAAATGGATTGCATTATCCTAATTATGAAACCATCCTTAAAGCTTTTTTAGACATTAAGAACCAAAGAATAATTTTTATCTTCTCAAGATTATTAATTGATCTAAATGGATTAAAAAAAGAATTAGAATCAAAAAACTGCTTAACACAAATAACAAGAGAAGAATTTGAAGCTGTTTTTGAAGAAGCCGGAAAAATATCATTAAAAAGAGAAGGAAAAGAAATAAAGGAAGGGGATATTATTGCTGCCTTAGTTAAGGTAGAGCCAAACTTAAAACAAATAATTATAGAATCAGATCTTGAAGAAGAATATTTTGAAGAAATAAATGATTGGCTGGAAAGAATTTATCTAAAGATGAAGAAGAATAAACAGTTCTGGTCTTATGAAAATCTACTTAAATTTGGATCACTCGGAAAAGATTGGACCGCTGGTTATACGCCCACGCTAGATAGCTACTCAATTGATTGGACAGATATTGTAAAAAGAAGGGGATTTGAAGATATTGTCGGACACAAAGATAAAATATCGCAATTGGAAAGAATCTTATCAAAAAAAGACGCTGGCAATGCTTTAATTATTGGAGAGCCTGGAGTGGGAAGAAAAAATATTATTCATGGATTAATTAAAAAAAGTTTAATTGGCCAGTCTTTACCGAATGTAAATAATAATCGCTTTATAGAATTGGACATAGTGTTACTTTCTTCAACAACAACTTCCTTTGAACAAATGGAAAAAACACTAGAACAGTGCTTCAGAGAGGTTACTAACGCTGGTAATGTTATTTTGATAATTAATGACTTTCACGATTTCTTAGGAGGAAAACAAAAAGCAGGAATAGTTGATGTTTCGGGAATTATTGGACCATATTTGAATTCTCCAAACTTTAAAACTATTTGTTTAACCTCTTATAAGGGATTGCATCAATACATAGAAGATAAACCATCTCTTTTGGCTCAATTCCAAAAAATAGAAGTAGAAGAAATGGAACCTGAGGAAACTTTAAAAGTTTTAGAAAATCAAGTTTTTATATTAGAAACTAAACATCAAAAATTTATTCCTTTTAATTCTTTAAAAGAAACTATTACTTTATGCGAAAAATATATTTCTAATTATCCTTTTCCGCAAAAAGCAATTAATCTTTTAGAAGAGGCGGTAATATATAGCGGAAGAGATACTGAAACAAATATTGTCTTACCAGAACATATTGATATGATGCTTTCCGAAAAAACAAAAATACCAGTAGGAAAAATAAGGAGCAAAGAAAAAGAAATACTATTAGGCCTTGAAGATATTCTGCACAAAAGAGTGGTTGGACAGCAAGAAGCTATTAGCGAGATATCTTCAGCCTTAAGAAGGGCTAGAACAGGCGTGCAGACAAGAAAAGGACCAATGGGAAGCTTTTTATTCTTAGGACCAACTGGTGTGGGAAAAACAGAAACTGCTAAAGCTTTAACAGAAACATATTTTGGCTCAGAAGAAAAAATGATAAGAATTGACATGTCTGAATTCCAAAGAATTGATGATATCCCAAGACTTCTTGGCTCAGAAAAACAGCCAGGCATCTTAACTTCTCAAGTTTTAGAAAATCCATTCTCTTTGGTATTACTAGATGAAGTAGAAAAAGCTCATCCAGACATTCTTAATGTTTTTCTTCAGGTTTTAGACGAAGGATACGTTAACGATAATTTAGGAAGGAAAATCAGCTTTACTAACACAATCATCATTGCAACATCAAATGCCGGCTACCAAACGATATTAAAGGCAATAGCAGAGAATAAAGAGATGCCAGAGATTAAAAAAGATCTTATTGCTGCTATTTTTGAAAAAGGAACATTCAGGCCAGAATTTATAAACAGATTTGATGGAACAATAATCTTTAGATCTTTAACTAAAGAAGATTTACTAACAATTGCCCAGATACAGCTAAATAAATTAAATAGTAATTTAAAAACGAAAAAGATAGAACTGATCATTACTGAAGAATTAAAAAATAAAATAGTTGAGTTGAGTTATGATCCAGTCTTCGGAGCAAGAGAGATGAAAAGGGTTATTCAAGATAAGGTTGAAAATACTGTTGCGAGAGCCTTATTAAATGATGCGATTCCTCAGGGAAGTAAAATCCAAATGGATCCTAATACTTTCGCAATAAATATCTCTTAA
- a CDS encoding thioredoxin family protein, producing MKMKLDRWKIATIILAVVSIVLAGLLSQTMIGSPKKAAEKAIEYINKNLVAAGTTAKLISVDKEQIGNLRKITLDVSGNQFGSYVSVDGRYLFASEPFDMDKTTDTTATTDTTGTVESTGTQLDGGFSEAKDTEVCTENEKPIVYFFGSSSCPHCQWEEPILKSVIDQFGDTISYHENIDSETDYDVFSKYSTGGVPTLVIGCKYYRVGSGESAGEESEKTSLKNIICLATGNQPASICK from the coding sequence ATGAAAATGAAGTTAGATAGGTGGAAAATTGCCACCATAATTCTTGCAGTTGTTTCTATCGTTTTAGCAGGTCTACTTTCTCAAACAATGATTGGTTCTCCTAAGAAAGCAGCAGAAAAGGCAATAGAATATATTAACAAAAACTTGGTGGCTGCTGGTACAACAGCAAAATTGATTAGCGTTGATAAGGAACAAATAGGAAATTTAAGAAAAATAACTCTTGATGTTTCTGGGAATCAATTTGGTTCATATGTGAGTGTTGATGGAAGGTATCTTTTTGCTAGTGAACCATTTGATATGGACAAAACAACAGACACGACAGCAACAACTGACACAACTGGAACAGTGGAAAGTACCGGAACTCAACTAGATGGAGGTTTTAGCGAAGCAAAAGATACAGAGGTTTGTACTGAAAATGAAAAACCAATAGTATATTTTTTTGGTTCGTCAAGCTGTCCTCATTGTCAATGGGAAGAACCAATACTTAAGAGTGTGATTGATCAATTTGGAGACACTATTTCTTATCACGAAAATATTGATTCTGAAACAGACTATGATGTTTTTTCAAAATACAGTACGGGAGGAGTTCCTACCTTAGTAATTGGTTGTAAGTATTATAGAGTAGGATCAGGTGAATCAGCTGGAGAAGAGTCAGAAAAAACATCTTTAAAGAATATTATCTGTCTTGCTACAGGAAATCAACCAGCTAGTATTTGTAAGTAA
- the rplL gene encoding 50S ribosomal protein L7/L12 yields the protein MAEETTIEVPEKFKKLVEEIEKMSVLDLAELVKVLEKKFGVSAAPQMMAAAAAPAAAGAAVEEKSSFNVVLTSAGDKKIEVIKVVRDLTQKGLKEAKDLVDAIATAPQTIKEDAKKEEAEEMKKKFTEAGATVELK from the coding sequence ATGGCAGAAGAAACAACAATCGAAGTTCCTGAAAAGTTCAAAAAGCTAGTTGAAGAAATAGAAAAAATGTCTGTTTTGGATCTAGCTGAATTAGTAAAGGTATTAGAAAAGAAGTTTGGTGTATCAGCCGCTCCTCAGATGATGGCAGCAGCCGCAGCTCCAGCAGCCGCCGGTGCAGCCGTAGAAGAAAAATCTTCTTTCAATGTAGTATTAACATCGGCTGGTGACAAAAAGATTGAGGTCATCAAAGTTGTAAGAGACTTGACTCAAAAAGGATTAAAAGAAGCCAAGGACTTAGTTGACGCTATTGCTACCGCTCCTCAAACAATAAAGGAGGATGCTAAGAAGGAAGAAGCTGAAGAAATGAAAAAGAAATTTACAGAAGCAGGTGCAACTGTAGAACTAAAATAA
- the rplJ gene encoding 50S ribosomal protein L10 produces the protein MALTREQKQKIITDLETKIEKQKSIVFMDFSKIKVKELAKLRENLKKEGSEMKVAKKSLMEIALKNKNVELGLKKLEGEVAIVFGYEDEIAPSKIVYQFSKENKNAKILGGFLENKFCEMADVIKLAELPSKEQLLGMLVGTLSAPATNLVGVLSGNMRKLVLALSQIRDQKA, from the coding sequence ATGGCATTAACAAGAGAACAAAAACAAAAAATCATTACTGATCTTGAAACCAAGATTGAAAAGCAAAAATCAATAGTTTTCATGGACTTCAGCAAAATCAAGGTTAAAGAATTGGCTAAGTTAAGAGAAAACTTAAAAAAAGAAGGTAGTGAAATGAAGGTGGCCAAGAAGAGTTTAATGGAAATAGCTCTTAAAAATAAAAATGTAGAACTTGGTTTAAAAAAATTAGAAGGAGAAGTAGCAATAGTATTCGGTTACGAAGACGAAATTGCTCCAAGTAAAATAGTATATCAATTCTCTAAAGAGAATAAAAACGCTAAAATATTAGGAGGATTTCTAGAAAACAAGTTTTGCGAAATGGCCGATGTTATCAAATTAGCCGAATTACCAAGCAAAGAACAGTTATTGGGAATGCTTGTTGGAACATTATCCGCTCCAGCAACAAACTTAGTAGGAGTTCTTTCTGGAAATATGAGGAAATTGGTATTAGCCCTTTCCCAAATAAGAGATCAAAAAGCATAA
- a CDS encoding DJ-1/PfpI family protein: MIQYLHMKKAIIIVASKDFRDEEYFVTKEVLENNGISVKTACDKNRAIGKFGGEAIADILINDLNVDDFDAIIFAGGQGAVKLLDNELTYTIIRRAVAIKKILAAICITPTILAKAGVLKGKKATVWSTDMDKTGIKIVQLNDGIYQRSSIVKDGNIITAENAEFAQEFGEAIAEELTKI, encoded by the coding sequence ATGATACAATACTTACATATGAAAAAAGCTATTATTATTGTTGCTTCAAAAGATTTCCGTGATGAAGAATATTTTGTCACCAAAGAGGTTCTTGAAAATAATGGAATTTCTGTTAAGACAGCTTGCGACAAAAATAGGGCTATTGGAAAATTCGGAGGCGAAGCAATCGCTGATATTTTAATTAATGATTTAAATGTTGACGATTTTGACGCCATTATTTTCGCAGGAGGGCAAGGAGCAGTAAAACTTTTAGACAACGAACTTACATATACGATTATAAGGAGGGCAGTAGCTATAAAAAAGATACTAGCCGCCATTTGTATTACTCCAACAATCTTAGCCAAGGCTGGGGTATTAAAAGGAAAAAAAGCAACTGTCTGGTCTACTGATATGGATAAGACAGGAATTAAGATTGTCCAATTAAATGATGGAATATATCAAAGAAGCTCTATAGTTAAAGATGGTAATATTATAACCGCAGAAAATGCTGAGTTTGCACAGGAGTTTGGTGAGGCTATTGCCGAAGAGTTGACAAAAATATAA
- a CDS encoding GNAT family protein, whose protein sequence is MEKIIFREPAISDVKSALEMINSLVKEKAYILAQEKLTLNEEKKFFKKLLKEIETKTRVTLIIDVSEKCCGIGDISLIDKGVRKHVGELGILLKKEIRGRGLGEKLLKKVIEKAHKELKVKIVTLYAYSKNKVAINLYKKMGFKKLGTIKKGASHYGKLMDKDIMVKYI, encoded by the coding sequence ATGGAAAAGATAATTTTTAGAGAACCAGCAATAAGTGATGTAAAATCAGCCCTCGAAATGATTAATTCTTTGGTGAAAGAAAAAGCATATATATTAGCTCAAGAAAAACTAACATTAAATGAAGAGAAAAAATTCTTTAAGAAATTATTAAAAGAAATAGAAACAAAGACAAGGGTTACTTTAATAATAGATGTTAGTGAAAAGTGCTGTGGTATTGGTGATATTTCGTTGATTGATAAAGGAGTAAGAAAACATGTTGGTGAATTAGGAATATTATTAAAAAAAGAAATAAGGGGAAGGGGATTAGGAGAAAAATTATTAAAAAAAGTTATAGAAAAAGCTCATAAGGAATTGAAAGTTAAAATAGTAACTCTTTATGCCTATTCAAAGAACAAGGTCGCCATCAATTTATATAAAAAGATGGGGTTCAAAAAATTAGGCACCATTAAAAAGGGAGCAAGCCATTACGGAAAATTAATGGATAAAGATATAATGGTTAAATATATATAA
- a CDS encoding cold shock domain-containing protein, which translates to MMEGTIKNLTDKGFGFITVDGEEKDLFFHSNELKGVSYDELKTGDRVSFEKGESPKGPNAVNVSRI; encoded by the coding sequence ATCATGGAAGGAACAATTAAAAACCTTACAGACAAAGGATTCGGCTTCATCACAGTTGATGGAGAAGAAAAAGATTTATTTTTTCACAGTAATGAACTTAAGGGCGTAAGCTACGACGAGTTGAAAACTGGTGACAGAGTATCTTTTGAAAAAGGTGAATCTCCAAAAGGACCTAACGCAGTAAACGTTAGCCGTATCTAA
- a CDS encoding ABC transporter ATP-binding protein, translating to MNYKLKIDNNEQIGVFRTAFERLTPLLVNEKKNLIIALTAVLISSATTLYAPILISDIIDKYIQNGNLKGVLMFSAILLLMYLFNLFSTYTQMATMGGVGRRMLFNLRNALFNKLQELPVAFFDQNKTGDLISRINNDTDKLNQFFSQALMQFVNNIMIIIGAGIFLLVLNIRLGFSALIPALGVLILTQLLSNWVRKANLKSLQALGTMSAEIQESFNNFKVIVAFNRLDYFRNKFKQVNDDNYKASISSGIASNIFLPIYTLAGNIAQLIILSFGIYLITQGNLTVGLLIAFLLYVNNFYNPLRQMAAVWSSLQLALAGIDRISEILELESDMPIIISESFDKKSILEFRNVSFSYPNGSEVLHNINFSLERGKTYAIVGPTGGGKTTTASLMARLYDPTKGIVLLDGLDIRSYKHSERTQKIGFILQEPFLFAGTIMDNIICGNEKYINYSKKQLIEALKELNLFNLLDHFEKGIDTKILSSGDTMSLGQKQLIAFIRAILRNPEVLILDEATANVDTLTEQLLEEILRKLPKSTTKIIIAHRLNTIENADQIFFVNAGDITLAGSMKEAVGMLMHGKRES from the coding sequence ATGAATTACAAGCTTAAAATCGACAATAATGAACAAATAGGAGTTTTCCGCACGGCTTTTGAAAGGTTAACGCCTCTATTGGTTAACGAAAAGAAAAATTTAATCATTGCTTTAACAGCTGTTTTAATTAGTTCAGCTACCACTCTTTATGCTCCTATTCTCATCAGCGACATTATTGATAAATATATTCAAAACGGTAATCTTAAAGGAGTATTAATGTTTTCGGCCATTCTTCTCTTAATGTATCTTTTTAATCTTTTTTCAACCTATACCCAAATGGCAACAATGGGGGGAGTAGGACGAAGAATGCTTTTTAATCTTCGCAACGCCTTATTCAACAAGCTCCAAGAATTGCCAGTAGCATTTTTTGACCAAAATAAAACTGGAGATCTTATCTCTCGTATTAATAATGATACTGATAAATTAAACCAATTCTTTTCTCAAGCTCTAATGCAGTTTGTTAACAACATAATGATAATCATTGGAGCGGGAATATTTCTTTTAGTACTAAATATTCGTCTCGGTTTTAGTGCCTTAATTCCTGCTTTGGGCGTATTAATACTAACACAATTACTTTCTAATTGGGTACGTAAGGCTAATTTAAAAAGCTTGCAAGCATTAGGAACCATGAGTGCTGAAATACAGGAAAGTTTCAATAACTTTAAAGTAATTGTTGCTTTTAATCGTCTTGATTATTTTCGCAATAAGTTCAAACAAGTTAATGATGATAATTATAAAGCATCAATAAGTTCCGGCATTGCTAGTAATATTTTTTTACCCATTTATACTTTAGCTGGAAATATCGCTCAACTTATTATTTTGTCTTTTGGCATCTATCTTATCACTCAAGGCAATCTTACTGTTGGTCTACTAATAGCTTTCTTGCTTTATGTCAATAATTTCTACAATCCTCTAAGACAAATGGCTGCAGTCTGGTCATCTTTACAATTAGCTTTGGCTGGAATTGATCGTATTTCAGAAATCCTTGAATTAGAATCAGATATGCCAATAATAATCTCAGAAAGTTTTGATAAAAAATCTATATTGGAATTCAGAAATGTTTCTTTTTCATACCCTAATGGAAGTGAAGTCTTGCATAATATCAACTTTAGCCTAGAAAGAGGAAAGACCTATGCTATTGTTGGTCCGACTGGGGGTGGTAAAACAACCACTGCTTCACTTATGGCCAGACTATACGATCCGACAAAAGGAATAGTTTTGCTTGACGGATTAGATATCCGTTCATATAAACATAGCGAACGCACACAAAAAATAGGATTTATTCTTCAAGAACCATTCCTTTTTGCTGGAACTATTATGGATAATATTATTTGTGGAAATGAAAAATATATTAATTATTCAAAAAAGCAACTAATAGAAGCTTTGAAAGAACTAAACCTTTTTAATCTTCTTGACCATTTCGAAAAGGGAATTGATACAAAAATACTCTCAAGTGGAGATACTATGAGCTTGGGACAGAAACAATTAATTGCTTTTATTAGGGCAATTCTACGTAATCCAGAAGTATTAATTCTTGACGAAGCAACAGCTAATGTTGATACACTGACAGAACAATTACTTGAAGAAATATTAAGAAAATTGCCAAAATCGACAACTAAAATTATTATTGCCCATCGTTTAAATACAATTGAAAATGCTGATCAGATATTCTTTGTTAATGCAGGCGATATTACTCTTGCGGGATCAATGAAAGAAGCAGTTGGTATGTTAATGCACGGAAAAAGAGAAAGTTAA